Below is a window of Halarcobacter anaerophilus DNA.
ATAATCCTATGTTTTGTGATTTGTAATTCTATAAATTTTTGCGATTATAGCTAAAAAGTGTTAAATAGTTTTTGAAGTGTTTAATTATACTAAAATAAATAAACACTTCATATAAATTAGGTTAAAAATCAAGTCCTTGATTAAATGTTTTCCCGACAATCTCTTTACCGTCTAAATCAATATAGGTATAAAGACCGTCTGTTTTTTGAACTTTTGCCAGACCGTTTGAGTAATCTTTTTCAAATTTATATTGGGGAGATACGACTACGTTACACTCATTATCCATAAATCCCCATAAGTTATCTTTTTTGATTCTCATTCTATCTTCGCTTGATAAAAAAATCATATCATAGTCCAAAGATGACACTTCTTCCATATTTTTATTTAAACATCCATATTTAGATTTACTATCTTTTGTATAGTTTTTAACAATAATTGTTCCGTTTAAAGGTGTTCTCACATCATCATAAATCGGTTTTAGCACAACCTCAAAATTTTCATTTATAAGTCCATATTTTTTATCGA
It encodes the following:
- a CDS encoding WG repeat-containing protein encodes the protein MKKYLAGAAFIALLSGCGTNSTVVSVGDKEGILNSEGKVLVKPTYKRVSKFKTVENNEYKYPHYLNFHWLHLSGEKYAVVKNIDNKYGIIDEEGNLKLKVVYDSIGQFINGFAKIEVDKKYGLINENFEVVLKPIYDDVRTPLNGTIIVKNYTKDSKSKYGCLNKNMEEVSSLDYDMIFLSSEDRMRIKKDNLWGFMDNECNVVVSPQYKFEKDYSNGLAKVQKTDGLYTYIDLDGKEIVGKTFNQGLDF